A part of Chitinimonas koreensis genomic DNA contains:
- a CDS encoding ABC transporter substrate-binding protein — translation MARFAALLLAFVLALSPARAEPAAGGDLLLGLSAALTGPQLENGFHYLRGLRAALAEVNAAGGVGGRPLALVALDDGGEPARTLANTRRLLDEEQVLALVGYSGSASALAAVPLADAAGAALVDPLSGAIVLRRAGRLVFPLRADYGQEIDRLLEQIAAMGLRRLAVVYQPDVLGPAELAALDAALARVGLQESARRALPASNAGYPALAAALAAGQPEALLLATTGAASAGFVRAWRQTGSAAQLVGLSVLSAAQLRSDLGPAAAGIGIAHVVPSPWHSSQPVAGRYRLALKRYQQTDELHHAGLEGYLAGLLLAEGLRRASPQPSRKSLAAALDKLGRLDLGGFRLEYQPGQRKGSGFVDLSVIGSNGDFVQ, via the coding sequence GTGGCTCGCTTCGCTGCCTTGCTGCTCGCCTTCGTCCTGGCCCTCTCCCCCGCCCGCGCCGAGCCGGCCGCCGGCGGCGACCTGCTGCTGGGCCTGTCGGCCGCGCTGACCGGGCCGCAGCTGGAGAACGGTTTCCACTATCTGCGCGGCCTGCGCGCCGCGCTGGCCGAGGTCAACGCCGCCGGCGGCGTCGGCGGCCGGCCGCTCGCCCTGGTGGCGCTCGACGACGGCGGCGAGCCGGCGCGCACGCTCGCCAATACCCGCCGCCTGCTCGACGAGGAACAGGTGCTGGCGCTGGTCGGCTATAGCGGCAGCGCCAGCGCGCTGGCCGCCGTACCGCTGGCCGACGCGGCCGGCGCCGCTCTGGTCGACCCGCTCAGCGGCGCCATCGTGCTGCGCCGGGCCGGCCGGCTGGTGTTCCCGCTGCGCGCCGACTACGGCCAGGAGATCGACCGCCTGCTCGAGCAGATCGCCGCCATGGGCCTGCGCCGGCTGGCGGTGGTCTACCAGCCCGACGTGCTGGGCCCGGCCGAGCTGGCCGCGCTCGACGCCGCGCTGGCCCGCGTCGGCTTGCAGGAATCCGCCCGCCGCGCGCTGCCCGCCTCGAACGCCGGCTACCCGGCGCTGGCGGCCGCGCTGGCCGCCGGCCAGCCCGAGGCGCTGCTGCTGGCCACCACCGGCGCCGCCAGCGCCGGCTTCGTGCGCGCCTGGCGGCAGACCGGCTCGGCCGCCCAATTGGTCGGCCTGTCGGTGCTCAGCGCCGCCCAGCTGCGCAGCGACCTCGGCCCGGCCGCCGCCGGCATCGGCATCGCCCACGTGGTGCCCTCGCCCTGGCATTCGAGCCAGCCGGTGGCCGGCCGCTACCGGCTGGCGCTCAAGCGCTACCAGCAGACCGACGAGCTGCATCACGCCGGGCTCGAGGGCTACCTGGCCGGCCTGCTGCTGGCCGAGGGCCTGCGCCGCGCCAGCCCGCAGCCCAGCCGCAAGAGCCTCGCCGCCGCGCTCGACAAGCTCGGCCGGCTCGACCTCGGCGGCTTCCGCCTCGAATACCAGCCCGGCCAGCGCAAGGGCTCCGGCTTCGTCGACCTGTCGGTGATCGGCAGCAACGGCGATTTCGTCCAATAG
- a CDS encoding GlcG/HbpS family heme-binding protein, whose translation MRTRAALTLSDVKQIAAAAEAEAVQRGWQVSIAVCDEGGHLLWLQRMDGAPPMSAAVAPEKARTCVLARKPSKTFEDMVNNGRYAALRMPVVPLEGGEMIVVDGDCIGAVGVSGVKAGEDAQVARAGVAAIQASIAF comes from the coding sequence ATGCGTACCCGCGCCGCCCTCACCCTCTCCGACGTGAAACAGATCGCCGCCGCCGCCGAAGCCGAAGCGGTCCAGCGCGGCTGGCAGGTCTCGATCGCCGTGTGCGACGAAGGCGGCCACCTGCTGTGGCTGCAGCGCATGGACGGCGCGCCGCCGATGAGCGCCGCGGTGGCGCCCGAGAAGGCCCGCACCTGCGTGCTGGCGCGCAAGCCCAGCAAGACCTTCGAGGACATGGTCAACAACGGCCGCTACGCCGCGCTGCGCATGCCGGTGGTGCCGCTCGAGGGCGGCGAGATGATCGTGGTCGACGGCGACTGCATCGGCGCCGTCGGCGTCTCCGGCGTCAAGGCCGGCGAGGACGCCCAGGTCGCCCGCGCCGGCGTCGCCGCGATCCAGGCTTCGATCGCCTTCTGA
- a CDS encoding glycerate kinase type-2 family protein: protein MSTLPQTDLPPADLLKSLLDAALAASRPALRVPACLPEPPRGRTVVVGAGKASAAMAQALEQHWAGPLDGLVVTRYGFGAPCTRIEIVEAAHPVPDAAGLRAAERIFEKVRGLGPDDLVICLISGGGSALLALPAEGLTLADKQAINTDLLRSGATIAEMNCVRKHLSASKGGRLALAAAPARVVTLAISDVPGDDPAIIASGPTVPDATTCEDALAVVARYGIVLPPAARALLESGRGETPKPGDPRFDRCETRLIATPQMALEAAAAKARELGLTPWILSDRMEGEARDIALAHAAIARQVAERGQPFGAPCVLLSGGETTVTLRGHGRGGRNSEFLLALAADLQGHPRIHALAADTDGIDGSEDNAGALLHPDSHARAEALGLRARHYLADNDGYGYFEALGDLLVTGPTLTNVNDFRAILVR from the coding sequence GTGTCCACCCTGCCCCAGACCGATCTACCGCCCGCCGACCTGCTCAAGTCCCTGCTCGATGCCGCCCTGGCCGCCTCGCGGCCGGCGCTGCGGGTGCCGGCCTGCCTGCCCGAGCCGCCGCGCGGCCGCACCGTGGTGGTCGGCGCCGGCAAGGCCTCGGCCGCCATGGCCCAGGCGCTCGAACAGCACTGGGCCGGCCCGCTCGACGGGCTGGTGGTCACCCGCTACGGCTTCGGCGCGCCGTGCACGCGCATCGAGATCGTCGAGGCCGCCCACCCGGTGCCCGACGCAGCCGGCCTGCGCGCCGCCGAGCGCATCTTCGAGAAGGTGCGCGGCCTCGGTCCGGACGACCTGGTGATCTGCCTGATCTCGGGCGGCGGCTCGGCGCTGTTGGCGCTGCCGGCCGAGGGCCTGACGCTGGCCGACAAGCAGGCGATCAATACCGACCTGCTGCGCTCCGGCGCGACCATCGCCGAGATGAATTGCGTGCGCAAGCACCTGTCGGCCAGCAAGGGCGGCCGCCTGGCGCTGGCCGCGGCGCCCGCGCGAGTGGTGACGCTGGCGATCTCCGACGTGCCCGGCGACGACCCGGCCATCATCGCCTCCGGCCCGACCGTGCCCGATGCGACGACCTGCGAGGACGCGCTGGCGGTGGTGGCGCGCTACGGCATCGTGCTGCCGCCGGCCGCCCGCGCGCTGCTCGAGTCGGGCCGCGGCGAGACGCCCAAGCCCGGCGACCCGCGCTTCGACCGCTGCGAGACGCGGCTGATCGCCACCCCGCAGATGGCGCTCGAAGCCGCCGCGGCCAAGGCTCGCGAACTCGGCCTCACGCCGTGGATCCTGTCGGACCGGATGGAGGGCGAAGCGCGCGACATCGCGCTGGCGCACGCCGCCATCGCCCGCCAGGTGGCCGAGCGCGGCCAACCGTTCGGCGCGCCCTGCGTGCTGCTGTCGGGCGGCGAGACCACGGTGACGCTGCGCGGCCATGGCCGCGGCGGCCGCAACAGCGAATTCCTGCTGGCGCTGGCGGCCGACCTGCAAGGCCATCCGCGCATCCACGCGCTGGCGGCCGACACCGACGGCATCGACGGCAGCGAGGACAACGCCGGCGCCCTGCTCCACCCCGACAGCCACGCCCGCGCCGAGGCGCTGGGGCTGCGCGCCAGGCATTACCTGGCCGACAACGACGGCTACGGCTATTTCGAGGCGCTCGGCGACCTCTTGGTGACCGGGCCGACGCTGACCAATGTCAACGATTTCCGGGCGATCCTGGTGCGGTAA
- the glxR gene encoding 2-hydroxy-3-oxopropionate reductase: protein MANVGFIGLGIMGTPMAGHLIAGGHTLYAHTIGEVPQSLRDAGAIACASARDVARQAEIVIVMVPDTPNVAAALFDEHGVAAGLTAGKTVVDMSSISPIETKEFARRINALGCDYLDAPVSGGEVGAKAATLSIMVGGPEAAFERVKPLFALMGKNITLVGGNGDGQTAKVANQIIVALNIEAVAEALLFASKAGADPARVRTALMGGFAASRILEVHGDRMVKRTFEPGFRIALHQKDLNLALASARALGVSLPNTATAQELFNACAAQGGSGWDHSAMVKALELLANHTVAPDAE, encoded by the coding sequence ATGGCAAACGTAGGATTCATCGGCCTCGGCATCATGGGCACCCCGATGGCGGGCCACCTGATCGCCGGCGGCCATACGCTGTATGCCCACACCATCGGCGAAGTGCCGCAATCGCTGCGCGACGCCGGCGCGATCGCCTGCGCCAGCGCCCGCGACGTGGCGCGCCAGGCCGAGATCGTCATCGTCATGGTGCCGGACACGCCCAACGTGGCCGCCGCGCTGTTCGACGAGCACGGCGTCGCCGCCGGCCTGACCGCCGGCAAGACGGTGGTCGACATGAGCTCGATCTCGCCGATCGAGACCAAGGAATTCGCCCGCCGCATCAATGCGCTCGGCTGCGACTACCTCGATGCGCCGGTGTCGGGCGGCGAGGTCGGCGCCAAGGCCGCCACGCTGTCGATCATGGTCGGCGGGCCGGAAGCCGCGTTCGAGCGGGTCAAGCCCCTGTTCGCGCTGATGGGCAAGAACATCACCCTGGTCGGCGGCAACGGCGACGGCCAGACCGCCAAGGTGGCCAACCAGATCATCGTCGCGCTCAATATCGAGGCGGTGGCCGAGGCGCTGCTGTTCGCCAGCAAGGCCGGCGCCGATCCGGCCCGGGTGCGCACGGCGCTGATGGGCGGTTTCGCCGCCTCGCGCATCCTCGAGGTGCACGGCGACCGGATGGTCAAGCGCACTTTCGAGCCGGGCTTCCGCATCGCGCTGCACCAGAAGGACCTGAACCTTGCGCTGGCCAGCGCGCGCGCGCTCGGCGTGAGCCTGCCCAACACCGCCACCGCGCAGGAGCTGTTCAACGCCTGCGCCGCGCAAGGCGGCAGCGGCTGGGACCACTCGGCGATGGTGAAGGCGCTGGAATTGCTGGCCAACCACACGGTGGCGCCGGACGCGGAATAG
- the hyi gene encoding hydroxypyruvate isomerase encodes MPKFAANLTMLFTERPFLDRFAAAAAAGFEAVEFLFPYDFAADEIRARLADNGLKLVLHNLPAGDWAAGERGIACLPDRTAEFRAGVEKAIAYAQALGVGQLNCLAGIRPEGVTTRDAHATLVENLHYAAGRLKAHGLRLLIEPINTFDIPGFYLNGTRQALAIMDEVGADDLFLQYDVYHMQRMEGELAATLAATLPRIGHVQIADNPGRHEPGTGEINYGWLFGHLDAIGYDGWIGCEYKPASTTEDGLGWRAKLAG; translated from the coding sequence ATGCCCAAGTTCGCCGCCAACCTGACCATGCTGTTCACCGAACGGCCCTTCCTCGACCGCTTCGCCGCCGCGGCGGCGGCCGGTTTCGAGGCGGTCGAGTTCCTGTTCCCCTACGACTTCGCCGCCGACGAGATCCGCGCCCGGCTGGCCGACAACGGGTTGAAGCTGGTGCTGCACAACCTGCCGGCCGGCGACTGGGCGGCCGGCGAACGCGGCATCGCCTGCCTGCCGGACCGCACCGCCGAGTTCCGCGCCGGGGTGGAGAAGGCGATCGCCTATGCCCAGGCGCTCGGCGTCGGCCAGCTCAACTGCCTGGCCGGCATCCGGCCCGAGGGCGTCACCACCCGCGATGCGCACGCCACGCTGGTGGAGAACCTGCACTACGCGGCCGGCCGGCTGAAGGCGCACGGGCTGAGGCTGCTGATCGAGCCGATCAACACCTTCGACATCCCCGGCTTCTACCTGAACGGCACGCGCCAGGCGCTGGCGATCATGGACGAGGTCGGCGCCGACGACCTGTTCCTCCAGTACGACGTCTACCACATGCAGCGGATGGAAGGAGAGCTGGCTGCCACCCTCGCCGCCACGCTGCCGCGCATCGGCCATGTGCAGATCGCAGACAACCCGGGCCGCCACGAGCCGGGCACGGGCGAGATCAACTACGGCTGGCTGTTCGGTCACCTGGACGCGATCGGCTACGACGGCTGGATCGGCTGCGAATACAAGCCGGCGAGCACCACGGAAGACGGGCTGGGCTGGCGGGCGAAACTGGCGGGCTGA
- the gcl gene encoding glyoxylate carboligase: protein MAKMTAVEAAVRVMEKEGVAQAFGVPGAAINPLYSALRKRGSIKHVLARHVEGASHMAEGYTRACAGNIGVCIGTSGPAGTDMITGLYSASADSIPILCITGQAPRARLYKEDFQAVDIESIAKPVTKWAVTVREPALVPRVFQQAFHLMRSGRPGPVLIDLPFDVQMAEIEFDIDTYAPLPVYKPAATRAQIEKALAMLDAAERPLIVSGGGVINADAADLLQEFAEITGVPVVPTLMGWGTVPDDHPLMVGMVGLQTSHRYGNATLLASDFVLGIGNRWANRHTGSVDVYTKDRTFVHVDIEPTQIGRVFNPDYGIVSDAKAALLLFVEVARELKAAGRLKDRGAWLAECRERKKTLLRRTHFDEVPMKPQRVYEEMNRAFGRDTCYVSTIGLSQIAAAQFLHVYKPRHWINCGQAGPLGWTAPAALGVAAADPARQVVAISGDYDFQFMIEELAAGAQFKLPYLHVVVNNAYLGLIRQSQRGFDMDYCVQLSFENINAPELGSYGVDHVAVVEGLGCKAIRVKHPDEIQPAFAQARAWMAEYRVPVVVEIILERVTNVAMGTEINAINEFEPLAESIGDAPTAIALLD, encoded by the coding sequence ATGGCGAAGATGACAGCCGTCGAGGCCGCGGTCCGGGTGATGGAGAAGGAAGGCGTGGCGCAAGCCTTCGGCGTGCCCGGCGCGGCCATCAATCCGCTCTACTCGGCGCTCAGGAAGCGCGGCAGCATCAAGCACGTGCTGGCCCGCCACGTCGAGGGCGCTTCGCACATGGCCGAAGGCTACACCCGCGCCTGCGCCGGCAATATCGGCGTCTGCATCGGCACCTCGGGCCCGGCCGGCACCGACATGATCACCGGCCTCTACTCGGCCTCGGCCGATTCGATCCCCATCCTCTGCATCACCGGTCAGGCGCCGCGCGCCCGGCTGTACAAGGAGGATTTCCAGGCGGTCGACATCGAATCGATCGCCAAGCCGGTGACCAAGTGGGCGGTCACCGTGCGCGAGCCGGCGCTGGTGCCGCGGGTGTTCCAGCAGGCCTTCCACCTGATGCGCTCGGGCCGGCCGGGCCCGGTGCTGATCGACCTGCCGTTCGACGTGCAGATGGCCGAGATCGAGTTCGACATCGACACCTACGCGCCGCTTCCGGTCTACAAGCCGGCCGCCACCCGCGCCCAGATCGAGAAGGCGCTGGCCATGCTCGACGCCGCCGAGCGGCCGTTGATCGTGTCCGGCGGCGGCGTGATCAACGCCGACGCGGCCGATCTCTTGCAGGAATTCGCCGAGATCACCGGCGTGCCGGTGGTACCGACGCTGATGGGCTGGGGCACGGTGCCCGACGACCACCCGTTGATGGTCGGCATGGTCGGCCTGCAGACTTCGCACCGCTACGGCAACGCCACGCTGCTGGCCTCGGATTTCGTGCTCGGCATCGGCAACCGCTGGGCCAACCGCCACACCGGCTCGGTTGACGTCTACACCAAGGACCGCACCTTCGTGCACGTCGATATCGAGCCGACCCAGATCGGCCGGGTGTTCAACCCCGACTACGGCATCGTGTCGGATGCCAAGGCCGCGCTGCTGCTGTTCGTCGAAGTGGCGCGCGAACTGAAGGCCGCCGGCCGGCTGAAGGACCGCGGCGCCTGGCTGGCCGAATGCCGCGAGCGCAAGAAGACGCTGCTGCGCCGCACCCACTTCGACGAAGTGCCGATGAAGCCGCAGCGCGTGTACGAGGAGATGAACCGCGCCTTCGGCCGCGATACCTGCTACGTCAGCACCATCGGCCTGAGCCAGATCGCCGCCGCGCAGTTCCTGCACGTCTACAAGCCGCGCCACTGGATCAACTGCGGCCAGGCCGGCCCGCTGGGCTGGACCGCGCCGGCCGCGCTCGGCGTGGCGGCGGCCGATCCGGCCCGCCAGGTGGTGGCGATCTCCGGCGACTACGACTTCCAGTTCATGATCGAGGAACTGGCGGCCGGCGCGCAGTTCAAGCTGCCCTACCTGCACGTGGTGGTGAACAACGCCTACCTGGGCCTGATCCGCCAGTCGCAGCGCGGCTTCGACATGGATTACTGCGTGCAGCTGTCGTTCGAGAACATCAATGCGCCCGAGCTCGGCAGCTACGGCGTCGACCACGTCGCGGTGGTCGAGGGCCTCGGCTGCAAGGCGATCCGGGTCAAGCATCCGGACGAGATCCAGCCGGCCTTCGCCCAGGCCCGCGCCTGGATGGCGGAATACCGGGTGCCGGTGGTGGTGGAGATCATCCTCGAACGCGTCACCAACGTGGCGATGGGCACCGAGATCAACGCCATCAACGAATTCGAGCCGCTGGCCGAAAGCATCGGCGACGCGCCGACCGCCATCGCGCTGCTCGACTGA
- a CDS encoding LysR family transcriptional regulator, with protein MDRYTQLETFVRVADKGSFAAAAAAEGVTPVVVGRRLDALEARLGVQLFHRSTRRLTLTEAGEGFLARCRPLLADWIEAENAASAARQQAHGQLRVSAPAAFGRSHVAPHATGFLARHPGVRLSFNLTERVVDLVQEGYDLAIRVGEVFDPNYVAIRLHPNRRVVCGTPGYFARHGVPAAPEELAEHNCLAFNAEGGQPRGWHFQRDGRDFSVRVQGDLDCNDGEALQRWVLEGRGLGWRSTWEIQRELARGELVTVLDDYAGPPCDIQAVYPQQSWLPAKVRCFIDYLKTVYAVPGYWDAER; from the coding sequence ATGGACCGCTATACCCAGCTCGAAACCTTCGTCCGCGTCGCCGACAAGGGCAGCTTCGCCGCCGCCGCGGCCGCCGAGGGCGTGACCCCGGTGGTGGTCGGCCGCCGGCTCGATGCGCTCGAGGCGCGGCTCGGCGTGCAACTGTTCCACCGCAGCACCCGGCGGCTGACGCTGACCGAGGCCGGCGAGGGCTTCCTCGCCCGTTGCCGGCCGCTGCTGGCCGACTGGATCGAGGCCGAGAACGCCGCCAGCGCGGCGCGGCAGCAGGCGCACGGCCAGTTGCGCGTATCGGCGCCGGCCGCCTTCGGCCGCAGCCACGTCGCGCCGCACGCGACCGGCTTCCTGGCCCGGCATCCGGGCGTGCGGCTGTCGTTCAACCTGACCGAGCGGGTGGTCGACCTGGTGCAGGAGGGCTACGACCTGGCGATCCGGGTCGGCGAGGTGTTCGATCCCAACTACGTGGCGATCCGGCTGCATCCCAATCGCCGCGTGGTCTGCGGCACGCCGGGCTATTTCGCCCGCCACGGCGTGCCGGCCGCGCCGGAAGAGCTGGCCGAGCACAACTGCCTGGCCTTCAACGCCGAAGGGGGCCAGCCGCGCGGCTGGCATTTCCAGCGCGACGGCCGCGATTTCAGCGTGCGGGTGCAGGGCGACCTGGACTGCAACGACGGCGAAGCGCTGCAGCGCTGGGTACTCGAGGGCCGCGGCCTGGGCTGGCGCTCGACCTGGGAGATCCAGCGCGAGCTGGCGCGCGGCGAGCTGGTCACCGTGCTCGACGACTACGCCGGCCCGCCGTGCGACATCCAGGCGGTCTACCCGCAGCAGTCCTGGCTGCCGGCCAAGGTGCGCTGCTTCATCGACTATCTGAAGACGGTCTACGCCGTGCCCGGCTATTGGGACGCGGAGCGCTGA
- a CDS encoding ureidoglycolate lyase, with product MRTLPIEPLSREAFAPFGDVIEASDAVRHFPINGGNTERYHDLMKIEVDEAGRPIVSIFRGQPRALPFEVVMLERHPLGSQCFIPLSGHRYLVAVAPAGPAPDPAAVRVFLARGDQGVNYGRGVWHHPLLALDRGADFLVIDRSGPGNNCDEHFFAEPMRIGTVD from the coding sequence ATGCGCACGCTGCCCATCGAGCCCCTGAGCCGCGAAGCCTTCGCACCGTTCGGCGACGTGATCGAAGCAAGCGACGCGGTACGCCACTTCCCGATCAACGGCGGCAATACCGAGCGCTACCACGACCTGATGAAGATCGAGGTCGACGAGGCCGGCCGGCCGATCGTTAGCATCTTCCGCGGCCAGCCACGTGCGCTGCCGTTCGAGGTGGTCATGCTCGAGCGCCATCCGCTCGGCAGCCAGTGCTTCATCCCGCTGTCGGGCCACCGCTACCTGGTGGCAGTGGCGCCGGCCGGCCCGGCGCCCGATCCGGCCGCGGTGCGGGTCTTCCTGGCCCGCGGCGACCAGGGCGTGAACTACGGCCGCGGCGTATGGCACCACCCGCTGCTGGCGCTCGACCGGGGGGCCGATTTCCTGGTGATCGACCGCAGCGGGCCGGGCAACAACTGCGACGAGCATTTCTTCGCCGAGCCGATGCGGATCGGGACGGTGGACTAG
- the alc gene encoding allantoicase — protein MLRRRRPRHHAALIHPLYQTEDTHHGRTRLRRPIVAPAAELPDWAHRAIDLANPRLGARALAASDQFFAPLERMLNPEPAVFVPGKYDDNGKWMDGWESRRKRGTGHDWAIVQLGRRGRIYGFDVDTSHFTGNYAPAVSIEACNLDGEPNADTAWTEVLPATSLKGNSHHLLRIDNDGAWSHLRVHIYPDGGIARLRVYGQPLIDFAALDHGRPIDLVALENGGRAVAWNDAHFGVAQNLILPGNSLNMGDGWETRRRREPGNDWCILQLGAPGIVERIEVDTAFFKGNFPDRVSIQAALVEGGTDQSLVTQSMFWPTLLPEQPMRADSVHAFAEQIAALGPISHVRLNVHPDGGVARLRLWGKLAGRGRL, from the coding sequence GTGCTTCGTCGGCGCCGGCCTCGCCATCACGCTGCGCTGATCCACCCCCTATATCAAACAGAGGACACACATCATGGTCGCACCCGCCTCCGGCGCCCCATCGTCGCCCCCGCCGCCGAGCTGCCCGACTGGGCGCATCGCGCCATCGACCTGGCCAATCCGCGCCTGGGCGCCCGCGCGCTGGCCGCCAGCGACCAGTTCTTCGCCCCGCTCGAGCGCATGCTGAACCCCGAGCCGGCGGTGTTCGTGCCGGGCAAGTACGACGACAACGGCAAGTGGATGGACGGCTGGGAATCGCGCCGCAAGCGCGGCACCGGCCATGACTGGGCCATCGTCCAGCTCGGGCGCCGCGGCCGCATCTACGGCTTCGACGTCGATACCAGCCACTTCACGGGCAACTACGCGCCGGCGGTCTCGATCGAGGCCTGCAATCTCGACGGCGAACCGAACGCCGACACCGCCTGGACCGAGGTGCTGCCGGCCACCAGCCTCAAGGGCAACAGTCACCACCTGCTGCGCATCGACAACGACGGCGCCTGGAGCCATCTGCGCGTGCACATCTACCCGGACGGCGGCATCGCCCGGCTGCGCGTCTACGGCCAGCCGCTGATCGACTTCGCCGCGCTCGACCATGGCCGGCCGATCGACCTGGTCGCGCTGGAGAACGGCGGCCGCGCGGTGGCCTGGAACGACGCCCACTTCGGCGTGGCGCAGAACCTGATCCTGCCGGGCAACAGCCTCAACATGGGCGACGGCTGGGAAACCCGCCGCCGCCGCGAGCCGGGCAACGACTGGTGCATCCTGCAGCTCGGCGCGCCGGGCATCGTCGAGCGGATCGAGGTCGACACCGCCTTCTTCAAGGGCAACTTCCCCGACCGCGTGTCGATCCAGGCCGCCCTGGTCGAAGGCGGCACCGACCAGTCGCTGGTCACCCAGTCGATGTTCTGGCCGACGCTCTTGCCCGAGCAGCCGATGCGCGCCGACTCGGTGCACGCCTTCGCCGAGCAGATCGCCGCGCTCGGCCCGATCAGCCACGTGCGGCTCAACGTCCACCCCGACGGCGGCGTGGCGCGGCTGCGGCTGTGGGGCAAGCTGGCGGGCCGGGGGAGGCTCTAA
- a CDS encoding LysE family translocator, producing the protein MSAHAFALYLAAIAVVILIPGPLSLLMVSNTVRLGLWRAWPAFLGGVSASVLLLALSALGLGALLLASPRLFAAMQWLGAAYLLYLGFRAWRDARALRPVGQADAAAARFGPLFRQAFLLGISNPKDIAFFVAFLPQFVRADAPLAGQLAAMIAGWIAVDLACKLGYGAIAAAGAARIAAARPTFMRLSALCFVGAGLAITLR; encoded by the coding sequence ATGAGCGCGCACGCCTTCGCCCTCTACCTGGCCGCGATCGCCGTGGTGATCCTGATCCCCGGCCCGCTGTCGCTGCTGATGGTGAGCAATACCGTACGCCTGGGCCTGTGGCGGGCCTGGCCGGCCTTCCTCGGCGGCGTCAGCGCCTCGGTGCTGCTGCTGGCGCTGTCGGCGCTCGGGCTCGGCGCCCTGCTGCTGGCCTCGCCGCGGCTGTTCGCCGCCATGCAGTGGCTGGGCGCGGCCTACCTGCTCTACCTCGGCTTCCGCGCCTGGCGCGATGCGCGCGCGCTGCGGCCCGTCGGCCAGGCGGATGCCGCCGCCGCGCGCTTCGGCCCGCTGTTTCGCCAGGCCTTCCTGCTCGGCATCAGCAATCCCAAGGACATCGCCTTCTTCGTCGCCTTCCTGCCGCAGTTCGTCCGCGCCGATGCGCCGCTGGCCGGCCAACTGGCCGCCATGATCGCCGGCTGGATCGCGGTCGACCTGGCCTGCAAGCTCGGCTACGGCGCGATCGCCGCCGCCGGCGCGGCCCGCATCGCGGCGGCGCGCCCCACCTTCATGCGGCTGTCGGCGCTGTGCTTCGTCGGCGCCGGCCTCGCCATCACGCTGCGCTGA
- the puuE gene encoding allantoinase PuuE produces MASDSSYPRDLIGYGETPPAADWPGRARVAVQFVLNYEEGGENCVLHGDPASEQFLSEIVGAAAYPARHMSMESIYEYGSRAGVWRILREFERRGLPLTVFGVSMALERHPELTRALVELDHEIACHGWRWIHYQNVDEATEREHMARGIEILERLTGQAPLGWYTGRDSPNTRRLLVERGGFLYDSDYYGDDLPFWTEVATAEGRRPHLVVPYSLDTNDMRFATPQGFNTADHFFEYLRDSFDVLYAEGADSPKMMSVGMHCRLLGRPGRFRALQRFLDHVERHDRVWVCRRVDIARHWAERHPYAAR; encoded by the coding sequence ATGGCAAGCGACTCCTCCTATCCGCGCGACCTGATCGGCTACGGCGAGACGCCGCCGGCCGCCGACTGGCCGGGCCGGGCCCGCGTCGCGGTGCAGTTCGTGCTGAACTACGAGGAGGGCGGCGAGAACTGCGTGCTGCACGGCGATCCCGCCTCCGAGCAGTTCCTGTCCGAGATCGTCGGCGCGGCGGCCTACCCGGCCCGCCACATGAGCATGGAGTCGATCTACGAATACGGCTCGCGCGCCGGCGTCTGGCGCATCCTGCGCGAGTTCGAGCGCCGCGGCCTGCCGCTCACGGTGTTCGGCGTGTCGATGGCGCTGGAGCGGCACCCGGAGCTGACCCGCGCGCTGGTCGAGCTCGACCACGAGATCGCCTGCCACGGCTGGCGCTGGATCCACTACCAGAACGTCGACGAGGCCACCGAGCGCGAGCACATGGCACGCGGCATCGAGATCCTCGAGCGGCTGACCGGCCAGGCGCCGCTCGGCTGGTACACCGGCCGAGACAGCCCCAACACCCGCAGGCTGCTGGTCGAGCGCGGCGGCTTCCTCTACGACAGCGACTACTACGGCGACGACCTGCCGTTCTGGACCGAGGTGGCGACCGCCGAAGGCCGCCGGCCGCATCTGGTGGTGCCCTACTCGCTCGACACCAACGACATGCGCTTCGCCACGCCGCAGGGCTTCAACACCGCCGACCATTTCTTCGAATACCTGCGCGACAGCTTCGACGTGCTCTATGCCGAGGGCGCCGACTCGCCCAAGATGATGAGCGTGGGCATGCACTGCCGCCTGCTCGGCCGGCCCGGCCGCTTCCGCGCGCTGCAACGCTTCCTCGACCACGTCGAGCGGCACGACCGGGTCTGGGTCTGCCGCCGCGTCGACATCGCCCGCCACTGGGCCGAACGCCATCCCTACGCGGCCCGCTGA